From the genome of Desulfovibrio sp. JY:
TCAGGCTGTTGTAAATCTGGCTGATCTTGCCGGCCGCTTCCGGGACGATGGAGGCCAGGTAGGGGATGTTGGCCTTGTTGTTGGTCAAAACGGCGCAGGCGGCGCGAATCTTGTCCGGCAGCGCCCCGTCCTGGGGATAGATGTCCCCGGCCCGGGCGGAAAAGGAAAAGGGTATGCCCGAAAGCCGCGAGGCCACCCAGGCGGCCGTGGCCGGGCCGTTGGCCCAGCCGGCGTGGATGCGCTCGATGTCGGCGGCCAGGAACTTGCGGGCCAGGGTGAAGCCGGCGCACATGGCCCAGACGTTTTCCCCGGCCACCTCCAGGCAGCTCCAGCGACGCCAGGGGACGTGCGCCAGGATGCGGGCGGTTTCAACGGGCCGCCGGACGGCCCACCAGGCCATGTCGGCCAGGATGCGCGGCACGGCGCGAAGGCCCAGTCGCGTGACGCTCGGGGAGACCCGGCGCATGTCGGACGACAGGTTTTTGGCCGCCTCGCCGTAAAGGGCGTAGACGGAAAACGGCATGCCGGCTGCCTTGGCATTTTCCACTTCCCGGAAGATGAACGTCTCCGAGGGCAGCGGATACCACAGCAGGATATAGGCGGTCTTGGGAAGGCTCAATAGTATTGCTCGCCGGATGCAGGCTTGGCGTTTCGGGGTGCAGGCGGCTATGTAGTCCAGGGAGCGGGGGGCTGTAAAGCCGGGGGCTTTCTCCGGCAAACGCTTGCGCCGAAGCCGTGATGCGGCTAAGCATACTTTTGGAGCCTGCCGCGTATCGCGGTCTGGCCCGGCGGAAGTGGGAACGCATCGTTTTTTCTCGACATAAATGGGCATACGGCTATCGAGGTTGCCATGGCGCAAACCAACATCCTCCTGGAATCGGGCACCAACGAGCTCGAGATCATCGAATTCTACATCGATGAGGCCACCGAACCCGGGGTCAAGCCTTACCGGGCCTACTACGGCGTCAACGTGGCCAAGGTATTGGAGATCATCCGTCTGCCCAAGGTCACGGGCATGCCGCAGACCCCGCATCCGAGCGTGATCGGCACGTTCAACCTGCGCTCCCGGGTCATTCCGCTCATCGACCTCAGCCTGTGGCTCGGCAAGCCCATGGCCCGCGACGAGAACACCAAGGTCATCGTCTCGGAGTTCAACAAGGTCATCAACGCCTTCATGGTCTCCGGGGTCACGCGCATCCACCGCCTCAGCTGGTCCGAGGTGGAGCCGCCCTCGGGCTTCGTGTCCACCTTCGCGGCCAACAATTTCACCGGAGTGGTGAAATTCGAGGACCATATCGTGCTGCTGCTCGACATGGAGCAGATCATCTGGGACTTGAACCCCGCCCTGGCCATGAAGACGGAACGGGAAAAGGCGGCCGCCGCCATCCCGGAACCCGAGCGCTCCTCCTACAAAACCCTGGTCGTGGACGACTCCAACTCCATCCGTCGGCTCATCGCCTCCTATCTGGAGAAGGACGGCTTCGAGGTCATCCAGGACATCAACGGCCAAAATGCCTGGAACCGGCTGTCCGGCTGGAAAGCCGAGGACGCCAAGGGGACGCCGCTTACCCGCAACGTCAACCTGGTTGTCACGGACATCGAAATGCCGTCCATGGACGGCCATACGCTGTGCAAGAAGATCAAGGACGACCCGGTGCTCAAGCAGCTGCCGGTGGTGCTCTTTTCGTCGCTTATAAACGACCAGCTCTACCACAAGGGGCTTTCGGTCGGGGCCGACGACCAGGTGACCAAGCCCGAGGTCGGAACCCTGGCGGAACGGGCGCGCAAGCTCATCGAGGAGCACCGCTAGGACCGCGCTCCCGACAAGGGCTCGCCCCTTCCGCAAGAGTGGAAGAGACGCCCGGCCGGAAAATCTTCCCCGAGGACTTCTGCCGAGGCTCTCCGCGACGCCTGCGAGGCAGGCCGCCGCATTTTCAAGAAAACGTCACGGAGAAGCCGCTTCCGCTCCCCATAACCGGACTCCCGGCCAGGCGTCCCGCGCCGGCGCGCGTGCGTCCCGCGGCCGCCCGGGCGCAATCACCGAGGGGAAGGCGTATCCATGCGGATGTTGCTTGTTGCCAACGAGGGTCGGGCCAGGGAGCGATTCGTCGCGGCGCTGGCGGCGCTTGGGGCCGCGTGCGATGTGGCCGCCACGTCCCGGGATCTGCTGACGGCCATGCGCCATTGCCGGTACAGCGGGGTGCTCTTCGACGTGCCGACCATTGTCCGGACCAAGGATTTCGACAGAAAGCTGCTCCATGCCCTGGCCGAGGTGTATCCGTCGGCGCGCCTCAAGTATGATCCGGCCACGGATGCGATTTTCGCGCTGGGCAGCGAATCCGGCTCCGGCTGCCTGGACGGGTTGTCGGTATTCGTGGCCGCCTGCCGCGATTTCCTGCCCCGGGGGCTGCGTCGGGGGGAGCGTGTGGACGTGACCCTGCCGGCGGTGCTGTGGCGCACGCCGCCCCGCGACGACGGCGACGGGCCGGGGGGCGAGAAAACCTGCACCACCAATATTTCCTCGCTCGGCTGTTTCGTGTTCACGACCGCGCCCTGGACAGTCGGCGCCCCGGCCTGGCTGGAATTTCCGAACATCACGAACGGCGCGGTGCGGGCGAAAGTGGCCTGGCACGAGCCCTGGGGCTGCCGGCGGGCGGTGCCCGGGGTGGGGCTGGCTTTTTTGGAACAGCCGGCGGCATTGTGCGCGGAGCTGACGCGGCTGGGCTGCGATCCGACGGATTTCGAGGTTGCCTCGCCGCCGAAACGGCCTTAGGTAGCTTTTTCGCGGAGGGATGGCCGAGCGGTTTAAGGCGGTGGTCTTGAAAACCACTGGCGGGGTAACCCGTCCGGGGGTTCGAATCCCTCTCCCTCCGCCAGTTTACGAGTTTTTCTCCATTTTCCCAAAAAGACTTCCCCCACACTATCCCCCACAGAGATGGGGAAAGTCAGCACGGGATCGGAGAGTTACTCAATATAGCCGAGGGCACGAGGTCTTTTAGTCTCACGCATGAACCGCAACGGTGAGAACGTCTCATAAAACAAAAAAAATGAGACGCAAACCCAACAACGTTTATTCAATGAGACACAAGCCGGGGGCGCACCTCGCTTCCTCCAAGCAGGGGGAATAACTCTCGCCAAGCACTCAACCGCCTCAAGGACGCCCCCCTATCGGCTGGCCGCCTCGATCCTGTCCGCCACGTGGCGGGCAAAGGGGATGGAGCAGGTAAAGGCCGGCGACACGGCGTTTAAGACATGCAGCGAGCGGGCGTCGCCCTCGAGGACGAAATCCATGACCAGCTTGCGCTTTGCCGCGTCCACGAGCTGGGCCCGGATGCCAGGACGGCCCCATTTGCGGTAATCCGAAACGCGCACGCCCGTGGCCAGCTCCCCGGCCAGCCGGACGATATGGGGCCGGAACTGCTTGCGCAGCTCCTCGGCCGCCAAGCGGCGGAAATCGAAATCCGCCCCGGCGAAAAGCGACAGC
Proteins encoded in this window:
- a CDS encoding chemotaxis protein yields the protein MAQTNILLESGTNELEIIEFYIDEATEPGVKPYRAYYGVNVAKVLEIIRLPKVTGMPQTPHPSVIGTFNLRSRVIPLIDLSLWLGKPMARDENTKVIVSEFNKVINAFMVSGVTRIHRLSWSEVEPPSGFVSTFAANNFTGVVKFEDHIVLLLDMEQIIWDLNPALAMKTEREKAAAAIPEPERSSYKTLVVDDSNSIRRLIASYLEKDGFEVIQDINGQNAWNRLSGWKAEDAKGTPLTRNVNLVVTDIEMPSMDGHTLCKKIKDDPVLKQLPVVLFSSLINDQLYHKGLSVGADDQVTKPEVGTLAERARKLIEEHR
- a CDS encoding glycosyltransferase family 4 protein → MSLPKTAYILLWYPLPSETFIFREVENAKAAGMPFSVYALYGEAAKNLSSDMRRVSPSVTRLGLRAVPRILADMAWWAVRRPVETARILAHVPWRRWSCLEVAGENVWAMCAGFTLARKFLAADIERIHAGWANGPATAAWVASRLSGIPFSFSARAGDIYPQDGALPDKIRAACAVLTNNKANIPYLASIVPEAAGKISQIYNSLTLTGKSVSPVHMEPPYRLLAVGRFCRTKGFEVLIDACALLSRRDFPFQLTLVGAGLPLPTAVIRRRVRIHGLRARVFMPGFVSHDRMSELYAASDIFVMPSVVHPSGDRDGIPNVIMEALAHQLPVVATDVCGIPEVVEDGVTGRLVGQRDPGALADAIMALAADRDRAVAMAAAGRKRVAAMFDPETNTRSVLDFFARPTGNERG
- a CDS encoding PilZ domain-containing protein — translated: MRMLLVANEGRARERFVAALAALGAACDVAATSRDLLTAMRHCRYSGVLFDVPTIVRTKDFDRKLLHALAEVYPSARLKYDPATDAIFALGSESGSGCLDGLSVFVAACRDFLPRGLRRGERVDVTLPAVLWRTPPRDDGDGPGGEKTCTTNISSLGCFVFTTAPWTVGAPAWLEFPNITNGAVRAKVAWHEPWGCRRAVPGVGLAFLEQPAALCAELTRLGCDPTDFEVASPPKRP